The following nucleotide sequence is from Streptomyces sp. HUAS CB01.
GAACGTCAAGGAGCTGCGCCCGCTGTACGACGCCGGTGTCTTCGGCTTCAAGTGCTTCCTCTCGCCGTCGGGCGTCGACGAGTTCCCCGAACTCGACCAGGAACAGCTCGCCCTCTCCCTGGCCGAGATCGCCGGCTTCGGCGGGCTGCTGATCGTCCACGCCGAGGACCCGCACCACCTGGCCGCCGCGCCCCAGCGGCCGGGCCCCCGGTACGCCGACTTCCTCGCCTCCCGCCCCCGCGAAGCGGAGAACACGGCGATCGCGAACCTCGTCGCGCAGGCCCGGCGCCTGGACGCACGGGTGCACGTGCTGCACCTGTCCTCCGCCGGCGCGCTGCCGCTGATCGCGGCAGCCAAGGCCGAGGGCGTGCGGATCACCGTCGAGTCCTGCCCGCACTTCCTCACCCTCACCGCCGAGGAAGTCCCCGACGGAGCCACCGAGTTCAAGTGCTGCCCGCCGATCCGCGAGGCGCGGAACCGGGACGTGCTCTGGCAGGGGCTCGCCGACGGCACGATCGACTGCGTCGTCTCCGACCACTCGCCCTGCACCGGTGATCTGAAGACCCCGGACTTCGCCTCCGCCTGGGGCGGCATCTCCTCGCTCCAGCTGGGCCTGCCGGCGGTCTGGACCGAGGCGCGCGGACGCGGCCACACCCTGGAGGACGTCGTCCGCTGGATGTCCTCCGCTCCGGCGGCGCTCGCCGGCCTCACGCAGAAGGGGGCCATCGAGGCCGGACGCGACGCCGACTTCGCCGTCCTCGCCCCCGACGAGACCTTCACCGTCGACCCCGCCGAACTCCACCACCGCAACCAGGTCACCGCCTACGCGGGCAAGACCCTGCACGGTGTCGTCAAGTCGACATGGCTGCGCGGCACGCGGATCGTGGAGAACGGCACCGTCGCCGAGCCCACCGGCCGGCTGCTCGAAAGGAACGACTGACACCGTGGCGATACCGTCCTTCACCGGCAACGCGCACCCGTACGGGGGCGGCGACCCGTACGCCGACTACCGCACCGCGGACTTCCCGTTCACCGGTCTCGCGAACCTCGCCGACCGCCGGCTCGGCGCCGGTGTGATCGCCGCGAACGACGAGTTCTTCGCCCAGCGGGAGAACCTGCTGGTCCCCGAGCCCGCAGAGTTCGACCCCGAGCACTTCGGCCACAAGGGCAAGATCATGGACGGCTGGGAGACGCGGCGCCGCCGCGGTGCCTCGGCCGAGCGGCCCTGGCCCACGGCCGACGACCACGACTGGGCGCTGGTCCGCCTCGGCGCGCCCGGCGTGATCCGCGGCATCGTCGTCGACACCGCGCACTTCCGGGGCAACATGCCGCAGGCCGTCTCCGTCGAGGGGACCGCCTGGGAAGGGGCCGAGGGCGCGCCCACCCCGGAGGAACTCCTCTCCGAGGGCGTGAAGTGGACGACCCTGGTGCCCCGCACGCCCGTGGGCGGTCACGCCGCCAACGGCTTCGAGGTCACCGCCGAACAGCGCTTCACGCATCTGCGCGTCAACCAGCACCCCGACGGGGGCATCGCACGGCTGCGCGTGTACGGAGAGGTCGTCCCGGACCCGAAGTGGCTCGCCACGCTCGGCACCTTCGACGTCGTGGCACTGGAGAACGGCGGGGCGGTGCAGGACGCCTCCAACCGCTTCTACTCGCCGCCCGCCAACACCATCAACCCGGGCCGCTCCCGCAAGATGGACGACGGCTGGGAGACCGCGCGCCGCCGCGACCAGGGCAACGACTGGATCCGGTACCGGCTGGTCGCCGAGTCCGAGATCCGTGCCGTCGAGATCGACACCGCCTACCTCAAGGGCAACTCCGCCGGCTGGGCCTCCCTGTCCGTCAGGACCGGCGAGGACGGCGAGTGGACCGAGTTCCTGCCGCGCACCCGCCTCCAGCCCGACACCAACCACCGTTTCGTACTGGACACCCCGGCGGTCGGCACGCACGTCCGCATCGACATCTTCCCGGACGGGGGCTTCTCCCGGCTGCGCCTCTTCGGCTCGCTCACCGGGCAGGGAACCGCGGAGCTGGCGGCCCGCCACCGGGAACTGGGCGGCTGACCCCGCGCCCCTCCGGACCGGTCACCGCCGGCACCTGCCGTGGGGCGGGCCACGACACCTGCCCCGCGGGGCCGGACGCGTCCCGGAAGGCGTGGGGCGCACCGGAGCCGCCGGCCCCGGTGCGCCTCGCCGCCCGTCGCGGTCGTGCGCGGCCTCAGCGCCGCAGGATCCTGATCTGCACCGACTCCAGCGGGCCCTTGGAGAACCTCCGCAGCCACAGCGCGGAGCCCGCCATCAGCACGGAGCACACCGCCGCCCACAGCCCCATCACCCACCACGGCCGGCCGGAATCGCCGAGCCGTGCCGCGAGGCCGAGACCGATGCCGTACGAGACGAGCACGCACAGGACGTTCTGCAGCACATACGCCGACAGCGCCGTCCGCCCGACCGAGGTGAGTCCCTTCGTGAGCGGGCCCTCGCGGCGGAGCCGGTCCACGACGGTGCCGATCAGGCCGATGTAGCCGACGGCCACCAAGGGGGCGGCGCAGTAGCGCCCGAGCAGGAAGCCGTCGGGTGCGGCGAGGGCGGACAGCGCGGTCAGCGGTACTCCCGGCCCCAGTCCCCAGCAGAGCATCCGGATGCGTATGCGCCGCCCGGCCGCGTCGGCGCCGAACGCCCCTGCCCGGTACAGCCGTACGCCGAGCAGGAACAGGAAGAGCAGCAGACCGAACGTCAGCACCGGCTCCAGACGCAGGGCGACGGCGTTCTCCAGGCGGAAGGCGATCTGCTCGGCGTAACCGGCGTGGGCGTACAGCTCGACGACCTCGGGCGGGACGCCGCCGTCGCCCCCGCCGCCCTCGTCCCCGAGCGCGACCAGGGCCGCGGTCACCCCGGCCATCAGCAGCAGGTGCAGACCGCCGGCCCACCACATCACCCGGCTGCGGGCCCGGTCGGAGCGGGTCAGCAGCCAGGCGACGAGCAGCGCCGTGACCGCGTACCCCATGAGGACGTCCCATGCGAAGACCAGGACGAAGTGCACGGTGCCCTCGGCGAGGAGGAACAGCGCCCGCCCCCGGTACGTGCGCGGCCAGGGCAGCCCGCGCCGGGCGGCGGAGTCGAACTGGATGGCGATGCCGACGCCGAAGAGGATCGTCAGCATGGAGAGGAACTTGCCGTCCGCGGCGAGCCGGAACAGGGACTCGGCCGCGTCGGGCAGGGAGGCGAACCCCGGCATGCCGCCTGCGCCCGCGAGGATTCCCCACTCCGCGCCGGGTGCGGTGAAGACCCACACGTTCGTCATCAGCGTGCCGAGGACGGCGGTCCCGCGCAGTACGTCGAGCAGGGCCAGCCGCCCGCCCGGGGGGCGTCGCGTGCCGGCCGGGGTGGACAGGGTCTCGGTCATGTCCTCATCGTCCGCGGCGTCGTGCGGCGATTCGTCATGGCGCGTGACGAACGGGCCGTACACCGAAGGATGTAGCGGAGACGGGGCCGGCTACGACTTCCCGGCACGCACGGCCCCGGACCGCGTACGACCTCCGGGCGGCGGGGCCCTCGGATCGCGTCCGGCATGCGCGACGTCCGAAGGGCCGCGCCCGCATGAGGACGAGGGCCCGGCCCGGCCGCCCCCTCGCCGGACCGCGGTCCGCCCGACGGGAGCGCGGAAGCGGCCCGGCGCGGGCGGCCGGGCGGCTCCCGCCCGCCGCCCGGCGGCAGGGCGGCCGGACCGCCGGGGTGGGAACGGCCGTCAGCCGACCCGCGCGGACAGTGCCTCGCGCGCCGCGTCCCGCGCGCTCTCGCGGTCGTGCGGCACCAGGCCGATCCGGGTGCGGCGGTCGAGGACGTCGGACTCGTCCAGGGCGCCTTCGTGCCGTACGGCCCACAGGAGTTCGGCCGCCGTGACGGGATGCCCGGGGACGACGGGCCGGGCCAGCTCGGGGTCGGCGAGGCCGAGGGCGTGGACGGCGGGGGCCTCGGACCCGTAGCGGCGGATCAGCCGGCGGGGCGCGTCCAGTGCGGCGAGCGCGTCCGGGCGGGCGGCGCCGACCAGCGGCAGCGATGCCGTCCGGCACCGCCCGGCGTGCAGTCCGCGTGCCCTGACCGCGGCGTCCACCGCGTCCTGGGCCATCCGCCGGTACGTGGTGAGTTTGCCGCCGACGACGGTGACGACACCGTCGCCCGAGGTGAGGACGGCGTGCTTGCGCGAGATGTCCGCCGTGCGGCCCTGCTCCCCGGTGCCGGAGGTGTCCAGCAGCGGCCGCAGCCCGGCGAAGGCCCCGACCACGTCCTCGCGCTCCACGGAGACGTCGAGCGCGGAGCCGAGGACGTCGAGGAGGAAGCCGATGTCCGTCTCGGGCACCTCCGGCACGTCGGGCACGTCGCCGTCGACCGGCTCGTCGGTCAGGCCCACGTACACCCGGCCGTCGCCCTGCGGCAGGACGAGGACGAAGCGGTTGGTCTCGCCGGGGATCGGGATGTGCAGGCCGGCCGAGAGGCCGCCGAGGACATCGGAGCGGAGCACCAGGTGGGTGCCGCGGGAGGGGCGCAGCCGTACGTCGTCGACGAGCCCGCCCGCCCAGACCCCGGCGGCGTTGATCACCGTGCGGGCGCGGATCTGCAGTTCCTCGCCGGTCAGTTCGTCGCGCACGGCCGCGCCCCAGCCGCCGACGGAGAGCGCGCGCACCCGGGTGAGGATCCGGGCGCCGTGCGCGGCCGCGGTCCTGGCGACGGCGGTCACCAGCCTGGCGTCGTCGGTGAGCTGCCCGTCCCAGGACAGCAGTCCGCCGCGCAGCCCGGTCGGCCGCAGCGCGGGCGCCATGTGGCGGGTCTCCACCGCCGAGAGGGTGCGCGGCGCGGGCAGGGTCGTCCGCGAGGTGCGGGCGGAGACCCGCAGCAGGTCGCCCGCCCGGAAGCCGGCCCAGGCCAGCGCGGCCTGGGCGCGCGGGACCAGCGGCGTCAGCGGGAGGACGAACGGCTGCGCGCGTACGAGGTGCGGTGCGGTGCGCTCCATGAGGATGCCCCGTTCGACGGCGCTCTCGTGGGCGACGTCCAGCTGGGCGCTCGCCAGGTAGCGCAGTCCGCCGTGGATGAGCTTGGAGCTCCACCGGGAGGTGCCGAAGGCGAGGTCGTGGGCGTCGATCGCGGCGACCGACAGTCCCCGGGAGGCGGCGTCGAGGGCGGCGCCGGCGCCCGTCGCGCCGAGGCCGACGACGAGGACGTCGACCTCGGCCCCGGCGGCGAGTGCGGCGAGCTCCCGCGCGCGGCGCGCCGCGTTCAGGGAGGAGGCGGGACTCGGAGTGCTCATGGCGTGAGGGTCCTCTCCAGAAGGGTCCGCAGCTCTTCGAGGAAGGCCGCGTCGGTGAGCTCGGGGTCGTCCGGTTCGGTCATCGTCCGCAGCGACATGGCGAAGGACTGCACGACGAGCAGCAGCGACCGGGCCTGCAGATCCGGGTGCAGCTGCCGCACGGTTCCGTCGGCGTGGCCCTCCGCCAGAGCGCCGGTGATCAGCCCGAGGAGCGCGTCCTGGCTGGCGCCGCGGCGGTCCAGGACGTACGGCAGCAGCAGTTCCGGATCCACGTCGACGATCTTGTGGAACAGCGGGTGCGCCCGGAAGGCCGCGACCCCGGCGACGAGTCCGTCGACCAGCCGGGTCCGGGTGGCGACGTCCGGTTCGGCCGAGGGCATGGCCCCCACGGCGAGGGCGATCCACTCGCGGGTCATCAGGTCGCCGACGAGCGTCCGCACGTCCGGCCAGCGGCGGTACAGGGTCATGCGTGACACACCGGCGCGCCGGGCCACGTCGGTGAGGGTGGTCCGGCGTACGCCGACGGCCAGGACGCAG
It contains:
- the allB gene encoding allantoinase AllB, with amino-acid sequence MSDRHVTDVNLVLRSTRVITPDGTRPASVAVAGGRIAAVLPHDAEVPSGARLEDVGDHVVLPGLVDTHVHVNDPGRTEWEGFWTATRAAAAGGVTTLLDMPLNSLPPTTTVGNLRVKQDVARPKAHVDTGFWGGAIPGNVKELRPLYDAGVFGFKCFLSPSGVDEFPELDQEQLALSLAEIAGFGGLLIVHAEDPHHLAAAPQRPGPRYADFLASRPREAENTAIANLVAQARRLDARVHVLHLSSAGALPLIAAAKAEGVRITVESCPHFLTLTAEEVPDGATEFKCCPPIREARNRDVLWQGLADGTIDCVVSDHSPCTGDLKTPDFASAWGGISSLQLGLPAVWTEARGRGHTLEDVVRWMSSAPAALAGLTQKGAIEAGRDADFAVLAPDETFTVDPAELHHRNQVTAYAGKTLHGVVKSTWLRGTRIVENGTVAEPTGRLLERND
- the alc gene encoding allantoicase — encoded protein: MAIPSFTGNAHPYGGGDPYADYRTADFPFTGLANLADRRLGAGVIAANDEFFAQRENLLVPEPAEFDPEHFGHKGKIMDGWETRRRRGASAERPWPTADDHDWALVRLGAPGVIRGIVVDTAHFRGNMPQAVSVEGTAWEGAEGAPTPEELLSEGVKWTTLVPRTPVGGHAANGFEVTAEQRFTHLRVNQHPDGGIARLRVYGEVVPDPKWLATLGTFDVVALENGGAVQDASNRFYSPPANTINPGRSRKMDDGWETARRRDQGNDWIRYRLVAESEIRAVEIDTAYLKGNSAGWASLSVRTGEDGEWTEFLPRTRLQPDTNHRFVLDTPAVGTHVRIDIFPDGGFSRLRLFGSLTGQGTAELAARHRELGG
- a CDS encoding DUF418 domain-containing protein, producing the protein MTETLSTPAGTRRPPGGRLALLDVLRGTAVLGTLMTNVWVFTAPGAEWGILAGAGGMPGFASLPDAAESLFRLAADGKFLSMLTILFGVGIAIQFDSAARRGLPWPRTYRGRALFLLAEGTVHFVLVFAWDVLMGYAVTALLVAWLLTRSDRARSRVMWWAGGLHLLLMAGVTAALVALGDEGGGGDGGVPPEVVELYAHAGYAEQIAFRLENAVALRLEPVLTFGLLLFLFLLGVRLYRAGAFGADAAGRRIRIRMLCWGLGPGVPLTALSALAAPDGFLLGRYCAAPLVAVGYIGLIGTVVDRLRREGPLTKGLTSVGRTALSAYVLQNVLCVLVSYGIGLGLAARLGDSGRPWWVMGLWAAVCSVLMAGSALWLRRFSKGPLESVQIRILRR
- a CDS encoding glycerol-3-phosphate dehydrogenase/oxidase; translation: MSTPSPASSLNAARRARELAALAAGAEVDVLVVGLGATGAGAALDAASRGLSVAAIDAHDLAFGTSRWSSKLIHGGLRYLASAQLDVAHESAVERGILMERTAPHLVRAQPFVLPLTPLVPRAQAALAWAGFRAGDLLRVSARTSRTTLPAPRTLSAVETRHMAPALRPTGLRGGLLSWDGQLTDDARLVTAVARTAAAHGARILTRVRALSVGGWGAAVRDELTGEELQIRARTVINAAGVWAGGLVDDVRLRPSRGTHLVLRSDVLGGLSAGLHIPIPGETNRFVLVLPQGDGRVYVGLTDEPVDGDVPDVPEVPETDIGFLLDVLGSALDVSVEREDVVGAFAGLRPLLDTSGTGEQGRTADISRKHAVLTSGDGVVTVVGGKLTTYRRMAQDAVDAAVRARGLHAGRCRTASLPLVGAARPDALAALDAPRRLIRRYGSEAPAVHALGLADPELARPVVPGHPVTAAELLWAVRHEGALDESDVLDRRTRIGLVPHDRESARDAAREALSARVG
- a CDS encoding TetR/AcrR family transcriptional regulator: MTPIRHNHADGDAVLDAARDCVLAVGVRRTTLTDVARRAGVSRMTLYRRWPDVRTLVGDLMTREWIALAVGAMPSAEPDVATRTRLVDGLVAGVAAFRAHPLFHKIVDVDPELLLPYVLDRRGASQDALLGLITGALAEGHADGTVRQLHPDLQARSLLLVVQSFAMSLRTMTEPDDPELTDAAFLEELRTLLERTLTP